The segment CTGGGGGTGAGGGGTTGAGCTTAAGTTGACACGGATGTGGCTAAACCCGCCCCTACAATGGCGAAACACTCCCCTACAAATTATTTATTGTATCCGATCGCATAGCTTGAATAATCGTCACCGGATTTAGGGGGGTAAAACGAGTGAGTTGGGCGACGGGAATGGAACGGGAAAGCTGAACCTGTAATAATCGATACGTCCAACCGCGATCGCTAAACCAGTTGACTGCTTGATTCAGGTGTTCTAAGGTGGCTAAGGCTAACACTACTATGCCATTATCTCCTAATTGTGCCTGGGTTCGTTCTAAAATCGCCAATAAATTCCCGCCACTTCCGCCAATAAACACCCGCTGGGGGGTGGGCAGTTGAGATAATATATCCGGTGCTGTACCATAAATAGAGGTGACATTCGTAACCTGTAAACGGCGGCAATTTTGTTCAATTAAAGCCGTTCCCATTGCCGTTTTTTCGATCGCATAGACGTGAGACGTAGGCGATAATCGGGCAATTTCAATGGAGACGGAACCCGTTCCTGCACCAATATCCCAGATAATTTGTTCCGGTTGTAGGGATAGTTCCGCTAAAATCAGAGTACGGATTTCTCGCTTAGTCATTAAACCGGGGCGATCGCGAAAACTGGCAAAACTGTGATCCGATAGCCCTAAAATAGGTAATGTGGCGACATCTAGGGGAGTATCACTCGGTTCAGACTGACGCAGGAGAATCACCACATTCAGCGGCGCGATCGCTTCTAAGTGTACCGCATCCACAGGCAAACATCGCACCCGTTCATCGGTTCCACCCAGGTTTTCACACAGCCAAAACTGGTACTCACAGGGTAAATCCAGATCAAGTAATAGATTTGCGATCGCACTCGGCGTATTTATTTTATCCGTCAGCACGGCAATTTTGTCGGTTCCCTGTTGTAGCGCTTGGGTTAACCGTTCTAAAGAACGCCCGTGACTGCTAATCGTTACCGCATCTTGCCAAGGGACTTTCACCCGACTAAATGCTAATTGTACCGCACTGACATGGGGATGAAACGTGAGATGTTCAGGTGGCAATTCAGCTAATAACAAACGTCCCAAGCCAAAAAACAAAGGATCGCCACTCACTAACACGATGATACAGCAATTTGGCTCATTCTTAGCCAACTGGCGACGAATCTCCCGGATTACCTGCGTCAAATCCCCCAAAACCAAGCGGTGTGCGGGATGTTCAGGGAAGTAACCCAAGACGCGATCGCTCCCCACTAATAGCGTCGCTCGTTCTACTAATTGTCGCACGGATTCTGTCAGTCCCGCCGCACCCTCTAAACCAATTCCGACTACATGAATGTCATTTGTCATTTGTCATTTGTCATTTATTATTAATATTTTATGGTGTTCGTAGTAGGCACTTTAGTGCCAGAAGCGCTAAAGCGCTGACTACAAACACTTATGAGTTAAGTTCACGAATTTTCCCAGGCTAAGATCATTAAAGCATTAAGAATCGCCGCCGCGACAGGAGAACCCCCTTTGCGCCCATTAATCCTTATTTGTGGAATTGGGATTTTTGCTAAAGCTTCTTTTGCTTCTACGACAGAAATAAACCCCACAGGTGCGCCAATAACCAAAGCTGGTTTTACTGAAGCTTGTTGTAACTCAGCACATAATGCTAAGAGTGCAGTCGGCGCATTACCAAACACATAAATAGCTTCCGGAAACTGACGATAACAACTTAATAAACCCGTTTCCGTGCGCGTCTTACCAGGAAGCGCCACCGATGCTTGTTCAACCGCCGCCATTACCAGATTCCCAAACGTCTTACTCACCATTCCCGTAATTCCCTGTTTAACCATACCCACATCAGTAATAATCGGGACTTTATTCTGAATAGCTGTAATTCCTAATGTAATTACCTCTGGGCTAAAATAAATCAGTTTAGCAAATTCAAAATCAGCAGTACTATGAATCACCCGCCGGACAATAGCATATTCATCCGGCGTGAACCTATGTTCACCAATCTCTTGGTCAATGATAGCGAAACTTTGCTCTAGAATTGGATGATTTAGCGGGTTCATAAAAATTACCTATCGTTATTTTCTCTAAATGAATCGCGAACTAAATTTTTAATTAAAAGCCTTAATCCGTAGGGTGTGTTAGCGTAGCGTAACGCACCATTACATTGATCAAACTACAAACTCAACTAAAATTTAATCCTGAACCCTATTCCCTTCAATCACTTTCTGCAAAAACTCCGCCAGTTCAATCATTTGTTCAGGTTCATGTTCAAGTAACCATTCAGTAAGCTTAAGCGAATGTCGAGTTTTGCGAAATTCTATTCGATTTTCCGACAACTCCGAAAACAAATCCTTGAGCAGCTTAGCTGCATTAATAGTCTGGTCAACCCAGTCTGAATTCTTTAGCTTTTCGTCCTGAAACTCTTTAGAGTCAAAGTAACGCTTCTTAGATTTATTATCAGCAATTTTTTGTTCAACATCCGCTTCAGAGACTTTAGCCGCCTCAACTTCTTCAGGTGTAAGATTTTTACATCCTTCATACTCATCATTGATAATGCTGGTGATTGCTCGTGGATTTAGCAGATAATTTTCATACATACAGCGAGGGAGAAAAAACAAATTAGGACGTTCCCTTTCCAGCTTGGCAATTTCCGCATTTGACTTATTCTCTCGATCAAATAAAAACCGCATCTGATCCGGGAATAAACTGATCCGACTACTCAGGTGATCGTAGATGTAAAATATATTGTCAGTCGCTTTAGTGGATTTATGCTGAAAATCTCCAACCTTCCTAACTCTGAGGATTTGTAGTTCTCTTAAAGAAGATGTTGTCGCTAATTTCTCTAGAATCATCGGAAAACAGTTTTCCTCCGTTTCTCCTTCCACCCAGAGAATATTATCCATCCCGAAAATATCGGATAATCTAACGCCTAAGTCAGTTAATAGAGAACGCTGTTCCTTAATATCGTCTAAATTCATCACCTCGGCTTTGCTTTCCCCCTCCTCATACCGCAGCTTCACAATAGTAGAAGGATTCGCCGCCGCTATAATCATCGGTGAGTGAGTGGCGATAAAATATTGATGCTGCGGAAACTCTTTCAGAATCTCGATTAGTTTCTTCGCTGCACCCGGATGCAGGAAGGATTGGGGTTCATCAATTATAATAGTTCGAGGTTGTTGGGAGGTAATAACTACGTATAGAATTGCTAATACCTGACCAATTCCAGTCCCACAAGCTGAAAGAGGAATCGCTAAATCTTCTCTATCATTTTCAGCAGCATCTTTCGACCATACTAAAATTTCTATTGAAGAAGAGAACAGCGATGGTTTTTCTTTGCGCTTTATATTACGAACAGAAAATTCTTGTATTTCTGGAAAAATCTTTGATGCATACTCATTCAACTTATCAAATACTTTTCGATTTCCTCTCTCCTCTAATTTATTGATAACTTCAGGAAGATTAGATGCGTCAGATTGAAGATATCGGCTACTTCCAGAAGCACATACTGACCGAGTGGGACGTTCAGCATAAAAACGATATATACGGTATTTAAACTTATTAAATACCGTAATCCAAATGTATTTTTTATCTCCCTCAACAGTTATTTCATTGCCAATATTTAATTTATTATCCTCTAGTAACTCAAAATAAATTATTTTTGTTTGATGACTTGTTAGCAATAGGCTATCCCGATTGTTATTTGTAACATGGTAAAGTTTTATAGAAGTATTGATATCAGTGATTTGTATATCATTATCTTCAATATATGAATCTCCGGCTTGATTAGCTTGAATATTAATATCTTTAGAACTGTATAGCCATTCATAAAAAAAACCAACGAATTCTTGTAATTTTTGATGATTGTGCGGCAATATCCCAAAGGAATGATCAGGTAATTTATTTATGAAATCAATAAATTCCGCCTTGGATAAAGTTACTATAACTTCTACCCTCGATTCATCATCTAATCGTGAATCTGAATTAGGTAACATTCTCAAACTCCGATGCGGCACATTCTTAAAATTCAGCGTCAGCGCCTCCAACAGCGCCGTCTTGCCAGAATTATTCTGTCCGACAATAATATTGATACCGGGCGCAAACTCCAACCAACCCGAATCGCGAAACGACTTATAATTATACAATCGAAACTTAGCCAGAAACATCCTACCATCTCCTACTCACAACTAACGTCAAACCCTCTGCGTCCCTCTGCGCTTACCTCTGCGAACCTCTGCGTTAAAAACGATTCAATCCTGAGACAAAACCATTCACACCGCAAATACACAAATTCCATCTTCAACAACCTAACAAAGGGCGCGTTTTAAACTAATCAACGTAAACATTCCCCCCACCCCACACTAACTCAGATCAAAACTCAACAACCGGAAAATCCGATTTGCGATAGAAATGAGTCATATTATCAAACTTCCGCAACTCAGCCCGCTTAACCAAAAATAAATTATCCTCCTTCGCTAACCATTGCTGATTCAAATCCGATAACATACTACTAATGCGATCGCGCTCAAGCTGTGCTGGAATTTCCCCGAAGTATCCTAACGTAATATGTGCCGTAAAATGGTACTGCTGCTCAACCCCCAAACCAATTAACCCCGGATTTTGATAAATACAACGCCGGAACTCAACCACTCGTTGATAAGACTCCTCATCTTTTGGCACCAAACAAACCCCAATCGCACGCGGCATAACAATCACGCCGAAAAACTGCCAATATATAGGATAAGAACTCCTATACAACTCCTGATATTGTCCAAAACTCTCTCGAATGCGTCCCTGAAGTTGCGGATCAAACTCTGGATTATTCTGCACCGCATCCCGATAATTATTCTCCCAAATTAAATCCGCCAGCGTTAAGTGAAAACTCTCAGGCGGAAGCGATATCATTAAACTCGACTTAAATTCCCCTTCTAATATTGTTTGTAACTCTTGCAAACTCCCGTAAAACGCCTGATTCTCCGACTCATCCTCCCAGGGTGGCGTCATCACCGTGTATCCTGGAAAATTAACCGCCTTGGTTGTGCCATCAGCCAGATGCTCAAACTTCGGTGACTCCTGGATATTGGGTAACTGAGAGTGATAACTATCGAGTACAGTCATCCTCACCACCCGATTAATATAAGTTGGATAGGTATCATCCACGTTTCATTTCCTCCGAATGCGCTAAACGTCCTTATGCCAATTTATCTTTATTGGGGAGACAATGACTTCGCCCTTACCCAAGCCATCAACGAACTACGCCAGTCTGTCCTCGACCCCAACTGGCTGAGTTTTAACTATGATAGAATTCCCCCAGACCAACCCGATGCCGTCATTCAGGGACTCAATCAAGCGATGACTCCCCCATTTGGGATGGGAGGGCGATTCGTCTGGCTCGTTGATACCAACGTTTGCCAAACCTGTTCCGAAAATGTTCTGGCTGAACTTGGACGCACTCTCCCCGCCATTCCACCAGAATCTATATTACTCTTCACCAGTCATAATCGCCCCGATGGACGGCTCAAATCCACCAAACTGCTGCAAAAACACGCCAAAATCCGAGAATTTCCGCTAATTCCCCCCTGGAAAACCGAGGAATTAGTCCAACAGGTTAAATCCTACGCCCAAACCACTGGTGTTAAACTCACTCCCCTAGCGGCTGAACTCCTGGCTGATGCAGTGGGGAACAATACCCGTCAACTTACCAACGAACTCGACAAATTACGCCTTTACGCAGGCGATGAGACAACTAGCTTAGATGAACGCGCTGTTTCTGCGTTAGTCACCACCACAACTCACAATAGCCTACAATTAGCCGGGAGTATCCTCAAAGGCGATACTCATAAAGCATTAGGATTGATTGCTGACTTAATCAACAACAACGAACACCCATTACGAATTGTCGCCACCCTTGTGGGACAATTTCGCACATGGTTATGGGTGAAGCTAATGATGAGTGAGGGAGAAAAGGATATAAAAGTTATTGCTAACGCCGCAGAAGTTGGTAACCCTAAGCGTATTTACTTCCTGAAGAAAGATGTACAACACCTCAGCCTGGATCAATTAATGGCAACGTTACGAGTTTTATTAGAGTTAGAGGTTAGCCTAAAACGAGGTGCTGATGGACTCTCCACTCTGCAAACTCAAGTGATAAAATTGTGTCAAATTTGTCATTAATTCGTCTTATGTCAGGCAATAGGCAATAGGCAATAGGCAATAGAAATTTTGTCTCCCAGCTTCCCCAGCTTCCCCAGCTTCCCCAGCTTCCCCAGCTTCCCCAGCTTCCCCACACCCAACACCCGACACCCGACACCCGACAGCGGAACTTCTATCCCCTAAAATAGTTCAGGAAAAACAAGCCCACTCTGGGTTTTGTTGTGTACTGTTTAATTATTTGCGATCGTCATGATCACGTCCTACTGTAATCACCCTCATGTGCCTCGTTTCTCTCGTCCACTTATTGTAGCTGCACTAACCAGCTTAGGTTTACTGTCTGGGTTCATTCCCGAACTTTCGCGACAGTCCCTAAGTTTGGACTTCAGCCGTGCTGTCTATGCTCAACAAGCTGTTACCGAGGCGGAGGTTACCAACTATGCTAGAGCAGTTTTAGCCATGGAACCCTTGCGCCAAGTTGCCTATAACGAAATTAAAAAAATCGTAAATGGCAACATTCCTGATATCCAGTGTCATCGCTCAGAAACCATCAATCAACTGCCGTCTCAGGAGGCGCGAAAAATTGCCAATACTTATTGTAACCAAGCGTTAGCGCTGGTCAATAATTATTTAACCCCCTCCCGATTCAATCAAATTACACGTCTGGCGGAAAAAGATGGTAATTTACGACAGCGGATTCAAGATGCATTACAAAGACAGCAAGAATCCAGCCAACGATAAGCCCCTCTTGTGGTATCATAACGCTCGGTAAGGAACTCTAGATATAAGCAAGAACCCTGAGTTTTACTAAGTTCCTGAGTTCCAAACGGTCAAAACCTGTCAAAATAGAGCTACACTTTGCCGTTGCTACTTGAATCGGATTCCATGCCCATACAGGCGCGATCGCGAACCTATAGGATTTCCTGGACGAGTTGTGTAACCGCACTCGCCCTCATTCTCTCTGGATGTGCCTCTAACTCCACTCCAGAGGCAAGTCCCACTATTTCCCCGTTACCACCCGAAACTATCACCGAAGAGGAAATCAGGAATTACGCCAAGGCACTTCTGGCGATCGAAAATAGCCGTCAAACTGCCTTCAGCGAAATTCAGCAACAGATAAATCAAGACCAGATTCCTAATATTACCTGCACCCAACCCGATTCCCTCAAAGAACTCCCCTCTGATGTCCAAGGAATTGCCGTCAACTATTGCAATAAAGCCAAAGAAATTGGCGAAAGTCAGGGGTTCAACATGGCTCAATTTAACGCCATTACGAATACAGCTCAATTAGACCCCGATTTACAACGGCAAATTCAGAATCAACTGATTCGCCTGAAACGGTCACTTTAGCTGGCACTTTAGCTTGACAGATTGGGCAATTTATGCTGACGTTGACGCAACGCTTGAACTCAGCCACAGAACTCTCCGCTAATTTTACACTTTCCCTCACCGCCGAGGAACGCACCCGGACACGCTACCGCTTTGAAACCCCAGAGGGTCAGGGTTTGTATCTGCGTTTACCGAGAGGGACGATTCTCAACGATGGGGATTTACTCCAATCTGAGACAGGTGAGATAGTGGTGCAGATTGCGGCGAAACCCGAACCTGTTTTAACCGTTACGTCTCCCCATCCCCTGAGTTTACTGCGAGCCGCCTATCACCTTGGTAATCGCCACGTCCCCTTGGAAGTCACTCCCCACTATTTACGCTTGTCACCTGACTCCGTTTTACAGGCGATGCTGAATCAGTTAGGCGTAGATGTGAAGCCAGAAATCGCTCCCTTTCAACCCGAAATTGGGGCGTATCACCATCATAGTTGAACCCACATTCCGCACTTCCTCGCCACCGGGACAGGTCACTTTGTATAGGGCTAAAGCCCTGACTACAAACTTCTTAAACAATATAATTTTACAACGTTATAGATGACGGTTTCTGAGCAGAGAGTACCCCAAACCGAATCAAACCCCGCCGATACCCCCGACTCATTAACCCCAACGATAGCGCCGCTTGCACTGTACCCCAACCACTTTTGAGTAAACCGATTAATGCTTGGGGTTCAAAGGCTGAATCAATGACAATATCCCAAAACG is part of the Coleofasciculus chthonoplastes PCC 7420 genome and harbors:
- the holA gene encoding DNA polymerase III subunit delta, which gives rise to MPIYLYWGDNDFALTQAINELRQSVLDPNWLSFNYDRIPPDQPDAVIQGLNQAMTPPFGMGGRFVWLVDTNVCQTCSENVLAELGRTLPAIPPESILLFTSHNRPDGRLKSTKLLQKHAKIREFPLIPPWKTEELVQQVKSYAQTTGVKLTPLAAELLADAVGNNTRQLTNELDKLRLYAGDETTSLDERAVSALVTTTTHNSLQLAGSILKGDTHKALGLIADLINNNEHPLRIVATLVGQFRTWLWVKLMMSEGEKDIKVIANAAEVGNPKRIYFLKKDVQHLSLDQLMATLRVLLELEVSLKRGADGLSTLQTQVIKLCQICH
- a CDS encoding cobalt-precorrin-8X methylmutase, with amino-acid sequence MNPLNHPILEQSFAIIDQEIGEHRFTPDEYAIVRRVIHSTADFEFAKLIYFSPEVITLGITAIQNKVPIITDVGMVKQGITGMVSKTFGNLVMAAVEQASVALPGKTRTETGLLSCYRQFPEAIYVFGNAPTALLALCAELQQASVKPALVIGAPVGFISVVEAKEALAKIPIPQIRINGRKGGSPVAAAILNALMILAWENS
- a CDS encoding bifunctional cobalt-precorrin-7 (C(5))-methyltransferase/cobalt-precorrin-6B (C(15))-methyltransferase — protein: MTNDIHVVGIGLEGAAGLTESVRQLVERATLLVGSDRVLGYFPEHPAHRLVLGDLTQVIREIRRQLAKNEPNCCIIVLVSGDPLFFGLGRLLLAELPPEHLTFHPHVSAVQLAFSRVKVPWQDAVTISSHGRSLERLTQALQQGTDKIAVLTDKINTPSAIANLLLDLDLPCEYQFWLCENLGGTDERVRCLPVDAVHLEAIAPLNVVILLRQSEPSDTPLDVATLPILGLSDHSFASFRDRPGLMTKREIRTLILAELSLQPEQIIWDIGAGTGSVSIEIARLSPTSHVYAIEKTAMGTALIEQNCRRLQVTNVTSIYGTAPDILSQLPTPQRVFIGGSGGNLLAILERTQAQLGDNGIVVLALATLEHLNQAVNWFSDRGWTYRLLQVQLSRSIPVAQLTRFTPLNPVTIIQAMRSDTINNL
- the ureE gene encoding urease accessory protein UreE, which encodes MLTLTQRLNSATELSANFTLSLTAEERTRTRYRFETPEGQGLYLRLPRGTILNDGDLLQSETGEIVVQIAAKPEPVLTVTSPHPLSLLRAAYHLGNRHVPLEVTPHYLRLSPDSVLQAMLNQLGVDVKPEIAPFQPEIGAYHHHS
- a CDS encoding AAA family ATPase, whose translation is MFLAKFRLYNYKSFRDSGWLEFAPGINIIVGQNNSGKTALLEALTLNFKNVPHRSLRMLPNSDSRLDDESRVEVIVTLSKAEFIDFINKLPDHSFGILPHNHQKLQEFVGFFYEWLYSSKDINIQANQAGDSYIEDNDIQITDINTSIKLYHVTNNNRDSLLLTSHQTKIIYFELLEDNKLNIGNEITVEGDKKYIWITVFNKFKYRIYRFYAERPTRSVCASGSSRYLQSDASNLPEVINKLEERGNRKVFDKLNEYASKIFPEIQEFSVRNIKRKEKPSLFSSSIEILVWSKDAAENDREDLAIPLSACGTGIGQVLAILYVVITSQQPRTIIIDEPQSFLHPGAAKKLIEILKEFPQHQYFIATHSPMIIAAANPSTIVKLRYEEGESKAEVMNLDDIKEQRSLLTDLGVRLSDIFGMDNILWVEGETEENCFPMILEKLATTSSLRELQILRVRKVGDFQHKSTKATDNIFYIYDHLSSRISLFPDQMRFLFDRENKSNAEIAKLERERPNLFFLPRCMYENYLLNPRAITSIINDEYEGCKNLTPEEVEAAKVSEADVEQKIADNKSKKRYFDSKEFQDEKLKNSDWVDQTINAAKLLKDLFSELSENRIEFRKTRHSLKLTEWLLEHEPEQMIELAEFLQKVIEGNRVQD
- a CDS encoding DUF1868 domain-containing protein, whose product is MDDTYPTYINRVVRMTVLDSYHSQLPNIQESPKFEHLADGTTKAVNFPGYTVMTPPWEDESENQAFYGSLQELQTILEGEFKSSLMISLPPESFHLTLADLIWENNYRDAVQNNPEFDPQLQGRIRESFGQYQELYRSSYPIYWQFFGVIVMPRAIGVCLVPKDEESYQRVVEFRRCIYQNPGLIGLGVEQQYHFTAHITLGYFGEIPAQLERDRISSMLSDLNQQWLAKEDNLFLVKRAELRKFDNMTHFYRKSDFPVVEF
- a CDS encoding DUF4168 domain-containing protein, with the protein product MITSYCNHPHVPRFSRPLIVAALTSLGLLSGFIPELSRQSLSLDFSRAVYAQQAVTEAEVTNYARAVLAMEPLRQVAYNEIKKIVNGNIPDIQCHRSETINQLPSQEARKIANTYCNQALALVNNYLTPSRFNQITRLAEKDGNLRQRIQDALQRQQESSQR
- a CDS encoding DUF4168 domain-containing protein; the protein is MPLLLESDSMPIQARSRTYRISWTSCVTALALILSGCASNSTPEASPTISPLPPETITEEEIRNYAKALLAIENSRQTAFSEIQQQINQDQIPNITCTQPDSLKELPSDVQGIAVNYCNKAKEIGESQGFNMAQFNAITNTAQLDPDLQRQIQNQLIRLKRSL